ttctacagtgccttatttttcatcactgctgcattcctgttacctttagtcgtcatgtatatttcgtgttcccttaggtactcggtcccattgcttatccatacgcccagatatttctatttatctgttatctctagctgacctcctgtattctaagcttactaccttcattttCATTAATAATCATGACTGCTGAATAATTCTCGGAAGGAAGCTCCTGAAGCTGCCAGCACCCAGCAAAACAGCATGGTTGTCAGTACTAGTCGACTGCAGCGCCACCGCTGCGGGCAACGCGtaagtatggtggctagaagccACCATAGCGTAAgggacacggaggaaggaaaagctttttccttcctccgtggtaagGGATCAAGCGgagaggcgcggtcacgccactcaacacatCTAGTACACTCAATTTctcgtgcctgccggattatcggcgttCACTTGAGAAGCGGTGGTCGTCGGAACTACGttggtggcgccactcaagtaaGGGTGCCTTCAATAGGTTTTTACGTtatggagcttatatgcaacaaaaataacgtaaaacagttttaaaaggcgtatacgtaattataattaaccctacgtaagtgacgccgtcattcagcaagcaacttttaATATACAAGGTATCCTTTAAAagtagtagcaaacgccaaaattgccgatctcaaaggccaagtacaaagacgcGTATTCCTACGTACGCAGCGCCGCCATAGCTGACCGGCGTTTCACGCTCATTCAgcaggcacaggaaatctaggaggcgttggtacaCTCTAGCCAAACGACCAGACCCAGCCAGAGGCTCAGACGAGCCAAGACAAAGCACAAACCTGCCAGGGGCGAGTCTTGTGTTTGAACCCGACGCTGTCCGGCGTTTGTCATTGTTTGATTGACGACAGCTCAGTGCGCCGTGCTCGTGAGATACTCCATCGGTTGATCAGATATCGGACTATCAGTACAACCGGTACAGCACGCGCACGCGCAGCTGTAGCGAAAAAGCGGGCGTGATATCGGACAACCATGCCGTTTTGCTGGGTGCCTGGCAGCTTCAAGAGCTTCCTTCCGACAATTAAGCGAAGCGCGTTGGTTTAATTGCCTCCCGTGGACACTGTGGCACCGAAGAACTTTCAGGTACTGGCATGGACGGCGCTTTAAGGTCTCTACAACAAAGAATGGCAGCGGGTAACCAGAGCCGTTACCCTTGGCGGTGGAGCCTGGAACGCCTGCTACGTGGCCTCAGCACCGAGCGGGCCTGCTCGGCCGACGCCGTCACAGAATGCTGGCTCATCGAACAGATAGCCGCGTGGAATCGGGCCCTGAGACCGGCGAGACTTGTGTTGACTGAGTTTGTGCCCGGGAAGCTATGCCTGCGTTCCTACGACGACCGGGACGGATTTGGCGCGATGCACCGTGGCGGCAGTGGCAACGAAAATGATGGTGCTTTCCTTATGGCCTGGCTTCCCAGGCAGCATTTCTGCATCCAAGAAGTACGAGTGCATGACCGAATGCACTTAGAGCGGCTCTCCTTCGTAGCTTCTTTCATCGTTGGGCCCGCCCCCAATCTGCACCGTGTGGTGATGCGACCCCGCTACAGACAGGAGCCCGAAAGCGCGTTCCTCGAAGTATTTGGCCCGCCGCAGTGCCTCCGAGTCCTCAGCATCTCGAACATTCACATTACGGGCTCTATCGCCCCCAAGGTGGCCGAAGTTCTGCGCGCAAACGCCCCCACCCTGCATACTGTCACGCTCGTCGGAAACCAGCTCTCTCCGGAAGCCGCCTGCACCTTGCTGCTCGCACTTGTCGCCTGCGAGCAGCTCAGAGACTTGAGCCTTCAAGATAGCATGGACTCGTCTGCCTGCGACGCCATGGCGGAGTTATTCCGGAGCAACAGGGCACTTCAGAAGCTCACGTTGGTGGGACTCGGCAAGGCTGGCATGTCCTGCAAACACTTAAACCGCTTCGTACGACGCGGACTCTGCACGTGTTGTCTGAAAGACATGTTCTCTGCGTTGGGGAGCGTTCTGGGCTTTCAGCACTTGACAGTGGTATCGACTCATATCAAAGGCCTGATGGGAGCTTCTCTGGCACGGTTTCTCCAAGAACATCACTCGATCGTCACATTGTCCCTAGAAGGCTGTACAGTTGACGCCGAAGGTGCTATGCAGATTGCCAAAGCGCTGTCTGCCAACTGCTCATTGCAGCATCTGCGCATGCCAGACTGTGCTTTCGAAGGCGATGTTGTCACCAAGTTATGTTCGGCAATGGCTACCAACAAGAACCTTAAGAAACTTGTGCTGCCGGAGTTCTTCACTTCATCATATACTGTAGAGTGAGTATGCAGAGCCTCGTTTTATTTTATCTTTTGTCTTGATAGAGAGAATGCACATTACTTCAAGGACTTTATTGCAATCCTTCTGAATGTCCATTACGAGTGGTGTGAAATATTTGTTCTTAACCTTTGTTCAGTCTACATATGCAGTAAGATTTGTTGCATCGTCTTGTTTTTCTCATAAATTTGTTATTTTATTCAGATATATTGTTTACTggtgaaaaaataaaactgaCCACAGATGCTTTTCTTACCGCAAGAGCATTGTTTTTCACATGTCTTGGGAAGATCGTTTTTGCCAGTTCAAAAAGTGCTCCAGCATGCGTTGCAGCATATCAAACTTTGcagaatgaaatgctctttccaaaaaatacaagtggtagagcaacaaaaatattttataatAAATTAAAATGTGGAAAGTGTAAAATTTTTTGtcaccagctggtaaacagtggcATAAAAAGCACTATacctgcaaaaatattcaaaacaaaaaaattgagaatatacgttttgtagataaatgacccaggaacagtataaaaataattattgacgaacaaaatgtttatcttcatatagacaaagaaaatcggaaccgaggtgctgcttcattgctcaagccatgcggtgaagcattgcatggttttttGTGAGGCCTTCTGAGTAAAGTTCCGCTGCCTCAGGATGAGTCTCTAGGTATTCCAATATAGATGGAtacccgtgatgtgaataatTCCTCTATAAATGAGATGTCTAATGAACTTTGTTATTTCATCTAGCGTCGCcgctttccatgagccaccttaCTCCGAGTAGGTTTgcgttccaatatatgcatccaagcac
Above is a window of Rhipicephalus microplus isolate Deutch F79 chromosome 1, USDA_Rmic, whole genome shotgun sequence DNA encoding:
- the LOC119178780 gene encoding uncharacterized protein LOC119178780, translated to MDGALRSLQQRMAAGNQSRYPWRWSLERLLRGLSTERACSADAVTECWLIEQIAAWNRALRPARLVLTEFVPGKLCLRSYDDRDGFGAMHRGGSGNENDGAFLMAWLPRQHFCIQEVRVHDRMHLERLSFVASFIVGPAPNLHRVVMRPRYRQEPESAFLEVFGPPQCLRVLSISNIHITGSIAPKVAEVLRANAPTLHTVTLVGNQLSPEAACTLLLALVACEQLRDLSLQDSMDSSACDAMAELFRSNRALQKLTLVGLGKAGMSCKHLNRFVRRGLCTCCLKDMFSALGSVLGFQHLTVVSTHIKGLMGASLARFLQEHHSIVTLSLEGCTVDAEGAMQIAKALSANCSLQHLRMPDCAFEGDVVTKLCSAMATNKNLKKLVLPEFFTSSYTVDDGAPTLDLLKRVCAGRVDFPLTVPVPSFVSPALAEGLSCASKLKICHWGPVSDVVFAMYASISLNSSLQCLHVDYMGGADTCAESESLLNALCVALTACGRFHTFHLNMHRSFDFEEAMPFSEIFTALACNPRLRKLSLTVPRLDQKAAQLLALFVPQCKRSLVELRIKSCDAIPQATLVTVLAMVAKNTFLSKLSLRCTAWDDVVRSNALLDDALERNVGVLNKAARYVMAVGSAGGPGALPNERGCAAAFDELWNTAALSEHLVSLSGKLEYEVLQAITKARCYLQDNFMVYAGVVRASVVCDTTDGSMQLDALNPDCWRAVVQYLKLSDVKASVR